The Geothermobacter hydrogeniphilus genome contains the following window.
CAGGGGACGGATACCGACATTTTTCAGAATCTCCCGGGTCAGCCCGGCACCGATCAGGAACAGGGTGACCACCAGCGCCTGCCTGGCGATGCCGGCCAGGTTCCCCCAGAGCGAGGCGAACTGCGGCAACAGGGTACGGACCCCGGCGGCAACGATAAAACCGACAATGAACAGCGGTACCCTGGCCTTTCCCCCGGACTTGCTCATCCAGGCCGCGCCCATCACAAAGGGCACGATCCAGATCGCCCGGGTCAGCTTGACCGTGGTACCGGTTGCCAGCGCGGCCTGGCCATAGGCGGCCGCGGCGCCGACGACACTGCTCGTGTCATGGATCGCCAGCCCGGCCCAGATGCCGAACTGGTGCTGGCTGAGATGCAGCAGGTGGCCGAAGAACGGGAACACCAGCAGGGCCACCGAATTCAGGGTGAAGACCGTCGCCAGCGCCAGCGCCGCTTCATCATCCCGAGCCTTGATCACCGGCGACATGGCGGCGATGGCGCTGCCGCCGCAGATGGCGGTGCCGAAGGCGATCAACGCCGAGGTGTTTTTCTCGGTCCGGAAAAAACGCCCCAGCAGCAGGCCGACCAGCAGGGTCAGGGTAATGCCGATGATCGAATAGACGATCGAACTGCGACCGACCTGCCATACCTGCCCGAGGCTGAGACCGAAACCGAGACCGACCACCGAGATCTGCAGCAATTTGCGACTCCAGTCCGCTGACATTTCAGGCCAGGGATTGCCGAGCAGCAGGCTGAACAGGATTCCGGCAATCAGGGCATGGGCGGTACTGATCATCGGCAGGGCACAGACCGCCAGCAGGGCCAGGAAGAGAATTCTTTTCACATTGGCTGTCGTCATCCGACATCACTCCTTGGCATCTTTTCTTCCATTGAACAAACAATCTTCTTCGGCTGTAAAAAAAATAGGCTTCCCCTTATCCTAAGTCCAATATATATTTCTTTAGAGAAATATCAGTTAAATTGATAAGGAGTCCCGATGGCCATCACCCTCAGGCAACTGGAAGTGTTCGTCGCGGTGGCGCAGGAAGGCAATGTCACGCGCGCCGCCGAGGCGTTACGGATCTCGCAGTCGGCGGTCAGCATGTCGCTGGCCGAGCTGGAACGGCTGCTGGGAGAGAAGCTGTTCGATCGGCGGGGGAAACGTCTGCTGGTCAATGACCAGGGGCGGGTGATGATCCCCAAGGCGGTGGATGTGCTTGCCCGCGTGACAGAAATCGAAACCACTTTCAGCGGTCCCGACGACCGGCTCGCGGGCCTGCTGAGGATCGGCGCCAGTTCCACCATCGGCAACTACCTGATGCCGAGGATACTGGGAGACTTCACCGCGGAACATGCTGAAGCCCGGCTCTCCCTGGATGTCGGCAACACCGAACAGATCGTCCAGGAACTGCTGCATTTCAACATCGACATCGGCTTCATCGAGGGGTTCTGTCACCAGACGACGATCGAAACCATCCCCTGGCGCCAGGACCACCTGGCGATCCACGCCGGCGCCGACCACCCGCTGGCCAAAAAGAGGAACATCTCTGTCGATGACCTGATGGCGGCCCGCTGGATCCTGAGAGAGCAGGGATCAGGCACCCGGGAAGTGTTTGAAACGGCGCTGGCGGGAAAACTGGGGAACATCCGCGTTTACCTGGAGTTGGGCAACACCGAGGCGATCAAGGAGGCGGTGGAGGCGGGGCTCGGCATCAGCTGCCTATCCCTGCTGGCAACCCGCAGGGCCCGCCGGAGCGGCGCCCTGGTGGCGCTGCAGACCCCGTTCCTTGACCTGCGGCGCAACTTCTACCTGCTGCTGCACGGCGAAAAATACCGCACCAGGCTGCTGCGACGGTTCATGGCCTTCTGCGCCCCGGCGGACAACAGCTCAACCTCGTTTTCTCCTTGACAGCGGCCCTCCTTCCACCGTATTGATTTGACACAATTTTGTCTGTCCACCGGTGCCCGAGAGGGCCGTGACGCTGACTTAAATCGGCGTCACGAGGGAAGTGGGGTGCAAATCCCCCGCGGACCCGCCGCTGTAAGCGAGGACGAAGGGCCGATAGACCACTGATCCCCGAGGATCGGGAAGGCGGCCCGGAGGATGATTCGTGAGCCAGAAGACCTGCCGGCCGGACCCCCCACAGGAACCTCCCCGGGATGGGAGGGTGGATAAAGCGGCCCTTCAAAAACGAGAAGCCCGTGCCCTCTGCAACGAGTGCGCGGGCTTCTGCTGTTTTTGCCCTTTTTTTACTCTCTTCACAACCCAGGGACCAGCCCTGCGCCGGTGCGTCGGTCATCGGCCGGGAATCAAGCAGGAGGAACCATTTGATGAAGAGAAGTTGTCTTGCCCTGGCGCTCGGACTAAGCATGCTGAGCTCTACCCCGGTCCCGGTTCGCGCCGCGACCCTCGACCCGGTGGTGGTCACCGCAACCCGCAGCGCCCGGCCAAAATCACAGCTGGCGGCCTCGGTGACGGTGATCACCGCTGATCAGATTGCCGCCACCGGTGCCACCCGCCTCGATGAAGTACTGCGCAATGCCGTCGGCCTGCAGACCACCAGCAGCGGCCCGGCCGGCGCCATTGCCACCCCGAGCATTCGCGGTTCGGAAGGCGCCCAGGTGCTGGTGCTGCTCGACGGCATCCGCCTCAATTCACCGCAGAACGGCCAGTTCAACCTCAGCAACCTGCCGGTAGCACTGAGCGAGATCGAGCGGATCGAAGTCCTGCGCGGACCGGCCTCGGCCCTCTACGGCACCAACGCCCTGGCCGGGGTCATCCAGATCTTCACCCGCACGCCCGATACGGAACCGCAAACCACGCTGAGCTGGAGCGAAGGCCGTTTCGAAACCCGCGACCTGAGTTTTTCCACCACCCGCAGAAAAGACAACATGCGCTACCGCCTCGGCGCCGGGCTGGACCGCTCGCAGGGCTACCGGACCAACTCCGACCTCGACCAGACCAACCTGGAGGGGATGCTCGGCTTCGATCTCGGCGGCGGTTACGACCTCAGCCTGTCAGGCTTCTATCTCGACAAGGAGAACGGCGTACCGGGTTCGACCGCCTGGCCCAGCCCGCAGGCCCGGCAACAGGACAAAAACACCCTCGCCGCCCTGACCCTGACCGGCCCGGCCGGTCCCCTGGCAATCACCCTCCGGCAAAGCTATGAACGGCGCCGCAACGACTACCGGGATCCGGGCGGCTGGACCCCGGTCGACGACACCCATATCGTTGAAACCTTCGGCACCGAGTTGTCGGCCGCCTGGCAGAGAGGTGCGCACAATATCCTGTTCGGCGGCGACTTCTACGATGACAAGCTTGACTCCACCGCCAGCGGCAACCACGATGAGAACCGCTGGTCGCTGTTCGGTCAGGACCAGATCGAAATAACCTCCCGGCTCAGCCTGCTGCTGGGCCTGCGCTACGATGCCCACTCCGAGTTCAACAATGAGTTGAGCCCGCGGGCCGCGGCCCTCTTCTCGCTGACCGAGAGCACCCGCCTGCGGGCCTCGGTCAGCCGTGCCTTCCGTGCCCCGACCCTCAATGACAGATACTGGCCGGCAACCAGCTTCGCCAGGGGAAATCCCGACCTCGATCCGGAAACCGCCTGGGAATATGAACTGGCCCTCGATCAGCAACTGGGCGACCGCGGCGAGCTCACTCTGGCGGCCTTCCGGCGTGACGCCAAGGATCTCATCGACTGGCGCGCTGACAGCAGTTTCGTCTGGAGCCCCGTCAACGTCAACGAAGCCCGCATCTGGGGCGCCGAAATGGAGCTTGACCTGCAACTCTGCGAACTGCTGAAAAGCGGCGCCAACTACACCTACCTCTATCCCAAGGACCGCGCCACCGACCGTTTCCTCGACAACAAGGCCCGCCACCAGGTCCATCTCTTCCTGGAAGTCGGTCCGGTCAAGGAAGCCCGGCTGCGCCTTGACGGCCGCTATCTGAAGTACTATGCCGACGCCACCCGCGACGGGACCGGCTACGTGGTGCTGGATGCCAGCTTCTCCCGGCCCTTCGTCCTCGACAACGGCATCACCTTCGACGCCCGGATTACGCTGAAGAACCTGCTGGACAAGGATTACGAGGAAAACAGCGGCTATCCGATGCCGCCGAGGGAACTGTTCGCCGGCATCACCACCTATTTTTGAGGGAGGGAAGACGGTGGTGCCGGGGCGGTCGATACCCGTTTCGGCCGCCTTGGAACGTTAGGGGGCTGATATGCCGCCACGGGGGGTACGGTATATTCTTTCGGGTTTTCATGGTTCCCCTGTGTAGCCCGTTTGTTTGCCACCCTGCGCAGACAGGTTCACGTACCACCACTGCCGGGCGTGGCCACGGAAGCGCTGCAGGTTTCGTCATCTGTATGGTTGCAAGGGGCAGTGTCCATGCCCGCCGCAGGCGATGGCCCTTTTCTGCTTCCTCTTTTGGGCCAGCAAAAGAGGAAGGCGGCGGGCGGGGCCGCGACCCCGCGGGGTACTGCGAGGGCGGTTGAGACGCACCCGTCTGCGGCGTTGCACTCAGCCTTCAACGGTAGTGCTGGGGGAGGGATAGAACCTTCCTCCCGTGGAAGCCACTGAACGGAGGGGACGACCGGCGGAAACAGAGACATGAATGTCTGAGGCGCTGGCGGGCGCCCCCGCCGGTTTGGGGTTTTGGGGTGGCACTGGAGGGGCGTCCGGCGGACGCCCCCCCGGTATTTACAGCATCATTTTACACACCCCCCCGTTTCCGCATATAATAATCCCCCCGGATGGACCGGGAAAAAACCGAGGTCTTCGTGAAGCACATCCTCTCCCTCAGCCTGCTGCTCTGTTTTCTCCTTTCGCCGCTCACGGCCGGGGCCGCGGTCTGGACCGATGCCATGGGGCGCCGGGTCGAAATCCCGGACCACCCGCGGCGCATCGTTTCGCTGGTGCCGGCGGTGACCGAGATCCTCTTTGCCCTCAAGCTTGATGACCAAATCGTCGGTGTCACCCGCTTCTGCGACTGGCCGCCGGCCGCACTGGCCAAACCGAAGGTCGGCGGCTATTCCAACCCCAACCTCGAAGCGGTGCTGCTGCGGCAGCCCGACCTGGTCTTCATCTCCGCCGACTCCGCCAGCCCCGCCCTGCTGACGCGAATGGAAGGACTCGGCCTGACCGTCTATGTCGTCTACCCGCGCGGCATCAAACAGACCATCACCATGATCCGCAATATCGGCCGGGTCACCGGCGCGGCATCCCGCGGCGAACAACTGGCCGGGAAACTGGCGACCACCGTCGCCCGGGTCGAAAAAGCGGTGGCCGGGCTGCCCCGCCCCCGGGTGCTGTTCTGCGTCATGACCCGACCTTTGACCGTGGCCGGCCCCGGGACCCTGGTCGGCGACCTGATCGAGGCGGCCGGCGGTGAAAATGTCGTGGCCGCCGGTGTCAGCCGTTATCCGACCTGGGGCAGCGAGGCGCTGCTGCTGGCCGACCCGGATCTGATCGTGGTCTCTCCGCATCCCGGCACCCCCAACCCGGCCGACCTGTTCTCGACCTGGCCGGAGTTGACGGCGGTGAAAACCGGTCGCGTTGTCAGCGTCAACCCCGACTGGGTCCATCGCCCCGGACCACGCCTCGGCCTCGGGCTGACCGCCCTGGCGGCAGCCTTTCATCATCTCAACCCCGCCTCGCTGCGGGTGGAGGAACGGCCATGAAGTCCCGCTCTACCCTCGGCTGGCTGCCGATCCTGACAGCCGCCCTGGCGGTTGCCCTGCTGCTGTCGCTGCTGGCCGGTTCGCTCACCCTCTCACCGGCGGAACTGCTGGCGGTGCTGCTGGGACGGGCGGAATCACCGACCCATGCCGCCATCGTCCTGAAAATCCGCCTGCCACGGGCATTGCTGGCAGCGCTGGTCGGTGCCGCCCTCGGCGCTTCAGGGAGCGCGTTCCAGGCAGTGCTGCGTAATCCCCTGGCCGATCCTTATATCCTCGGTGTCTCCGGCGGCGCCGCCCTCGGCGCGGTGGCGGCGTTGACTCTCGGCTTCAGCTCGCCGCTGCTGCTGCCCGCGGCGGCCTTTGCCGGAGCCTGCGGCGCGCTGCTGCTGGTCTACTGGATCGCCCGCGCCCATCGCGGCTCACCCCACACCCTGATCCTCTCCGGGGTGATGGTCGGCAGCCTGGCGTCGGCACTGCTGTTGTTCCTGCTCTGGATGGCGCCCGCCGACCCGGTGCGGACCGCGGTCTTCTGGCTGGCCGGCAACCTCGCCCTGGCCGATGTCGGCTGGCTGCCCTGGGCCGCCCTCTGGACGGGACTCGCCTTCTGCGGTCTCTGGGTCCAGTCCGGCGCCCTCGACCTGCTGACCCAGGGGGAGGAAACCGCCGCTGATCTCGGCCTCGAAGTCGGCCGGGCCCGGCTGCTGCTGTTTGCCGCCGCCGGGGCGCTGACCGCCGCCGCGGTCGCCCTGGCCGGACTGGTCGGTTTCGTCGGCCTGACCGTCCCCCACGTGGCCCGGCTGCTCTGGGGGTCATCCCACCGCCACCTGCTGCCCGCTTCAGCCCTGCTCGGCGCCGCCTTCCTGGTGCTGGCAGACGCCCTGGCGCGGACCCTGCTGGCCCCGGCGGAAATTCCGGTCGGGGTGGTCACCGCCCTGCTCGGCGCGCCCTTCTTCCTCTACCTGCTGCGCCGGCAGCAAGGGAGAGACGAATGATCCGGCTTGAACAGCTGCATTTTTCCTACGGCCGCCGGCCGGTCCTGAAAGGTCTCGATCTGCGGATTGAAGAGGGTGAAATTCTTGCCGTTCTCGGGCCCAACGGCTGCGGCAAATCGACCCTGCTGCGGCTGCTGCGCGGCGTCCTGGAACCGGCGTCCGGAAGGGTTCTCTGGCGGGGGCGGGAGGCCTGTCGACTGGGCCGCAGGGCAATGGCGAAACTGGCGGCGGTGGTCCCCCAGTCACCACAGATTCCCTTTCCCTACCCGGTCGGGGAACTGGTGGCGATGGGACGCTTCGCCCACCGCTCCGGGCTCTCCGTCGCCACCTCCGCCGACCGCAGGGCGGTGGAAAAAGCCCTGGCGCTGACCGATACCCTGCAGCTGGCCGAACGGCCGGTCACCGACCTGAGCGGCGGCGAACTGCAGCGGGTGCTGCTGGCGCGCGCCCTGGCCCAGCAGTCACCGGTGCTGCTGCTCGACGAAGCGACCAGCCATCTCGATCTTGATCACCGGCTGGAAATCGCCGAACTGCTGGTGCGCCTCAACCGGGAACAGGGCACCACCATCATCCAGGTCTCCCACGATCTCGACCTGGCGGCTGAAACCTCCCGGCGCATCCTGCTGCTGGCCGACGACGGCACCCCGGCGGCGCTCGGCACCCCGGCCGAAGTCTTTACCCCCGCCAACCTGCGCCGGGTGTTCCGGGTCGAGGTGCGGGTGGAACGCAACCCCTACAGCGGCGCGCCGCGTGCCTACCCGGTCGCGCGCCGCGAAAGAAGCGGCCTGAGCTTTCCTCGAATACACCTGCTCTGCGGCGGCGGCAGCGGCGGCGAGCTGTTGCGCCGGCTGCACCTGAGCGGATGCGAACTCAGTGTCGGCCCCCTCAACCGGGGGGATTCCGACCAGGTACTGGCAACGGTTCTGGACCTGGAGACAG
Protein-coding sequences here:
- a CDS encoding YeiH family protein: MTTANVKRILFLALLAVCALPMISTAHALIAGILFSLLLGNPWPEMSADWSRKLLQISVVGLGFGLSLGQVWQVGRSSIVYSIIGITLTLLVGLLLGRFFRTEKNTSALIAFGTAICGGSAIAAMSPVIKARDDEAALALATVFTLNSVALLVFPFFGHLLHLSQHQFGIWAGLAIHDTSSVVGAAAAYGQAALATGTTVKLTRAIWIVPFVMGAAWMSKSGGKARVPLFIVGFIVAAGVRTLLPQFASLWGNLAGIARQALVVTLFLIGAGLTREILKNVGIRPLAQGVSLWLLAAGLTLAAIMNGVIG
- a CDS encoding LysR family transcriptional regulator, producing the protein MAITLRQLEVFVAVAQEGNVTRAAEALRISQSAVSMSLAELERLLGEKLFDRRGKRLLVNDQGRVMIPKAVDVLARVTEIETTFSGPDDRLAGLLRIGASSTIGNYLMPRILGDFTAEHAEARLSLDVGNTEQIVQELLHFNIDIGFIEGFCHQTTIETIPWRQDHLAIHAGADHPLAKKRNISVDDLMAARWILREQGSGTREVFETALAGKLGNIRVYLELGNTEAIKEAVEAGLGISCLSLLATRRARRSGALVALQTPFLDLRRNFYLLLHGEKYRTRLLRRFMAFCAPADNSSTSFSP
- a CDS encoding TonB-dependent receptor plug domain-containing protein; this translates as MLSSTPVPVRAATLDPVVVTATRSARPKSQLAASVTVITADQIAATGATRLDEVLRNAVGLQTTSSGPAGAIATPSIRGSEGAQVLVLLDGIRLNSPQNGQFNLSNLPVALSEIERIEVLRGPASALYGTNALAGVIQIFTRTPDTEPQTTLSWSEGRFETRDLSFSTTRRKDNMRYRLGAGLDRSQGYRTNSDLDQTNLEGMLGFDLGGGYDLSLSGFYLDKENGVPGSTAWPSPQARQQDKNTLAALTLTGPAGPLAITLRQSYERRRNDYRDPGGWTPVDDTHIVETFGTELSAAWQRGAHNILFGGDFYDDKLDSTASGNHDENRWSLFGQDQIEITSRLSLLLGLRYDAHSEFNNELSPRAAALFSLTESTRLRASVSRAFRAPTLNDRYWPATSFARGNPDLDPETAWEYELALDQQLGDRGELTLAAFRRDAKDLIDWRADSSFVWSPVNVNEARIWGAEMELDLQLCELLKSGANYTYLYPKDRATDRFLDNKARHQVHLFLEVGPVKEARLRLDGRYLKYYADATRDGTGYVVLDASFSRPFVLDNGITFDARITLKNLLDKDYEENSGYPMPPRELFAGITTYF
- a CDS encoding ABC transporter substrate-binding protein, producing MKHILSLSLLLCFLLSPLTAGAAVWTDAMGRRVEIPDHPRRIVSLVPAVTEILFALKLDDQIVGVTRFCDWPPAALAKPKVGGYSNPNLEAVLLRQPDLVFISADSASPALLTRMEGLGLTVYVVYPRGIKQTITMIRNIGRVTGAASRGEQLAGKLATTVARVEKAVAGLPRPRVLFCVMTRPLTVAGPGTLVGDLIEAAGGENVVAAGVSRYPTWGSEALLLADPDLIVVSPHPGTPNPADLFSTWPELTAVKTGRVVSVNPDWVHRPGPRLGLGLTALAAAFHHLNPASLRVEERP
- a CDS encoding FecCD family ABC transporter permease, with translation MKSRSTLGWLPILTAALAVALLLSLLAGSLTLSPAELLAVLLGRAESPTHAAIVLKIRLPRALLAALVGAALGASGSAFQAVLRNPLADPYILGVSGGAALGAVAALTLGFSSPLLLPAAAFAGACGALLLVYWIARAHRGSPHTLILSGVMVGSLASALLLFLLWMAPADPVRTAVFWLAGNLALADVGWLPWAALWTGLAFCGLWVQSGALDLLTQGEETAADLGLEVGRARLLLFAAAGALTAAAVALAGLVGFVGLTVPHVARLLWGSSHRHLLPASALLGAAFLVLADALARTLLAPAEIPVGVVTALLGAPFFLYLLRRQQGRDE
- a CDS encoding ABC transporter ATP-binding protein — translated: MIRLEQLHFSYGRRPVLKGLDLRIEEGEILAVLGPNGCGKSTLLRLLRGVLEPASGRVLWRGREACRLGRRAMAKLAAVVPQSPQIPFPYPVGELVAMGRFAHRSGLSVATSADRRAVEKALALTDTLQLAERPVTDLSGGELQRVLLARALAQQSPVLLLDEATSHLDLDHRLEIAELLVRLNREQGTTIIQVSHDLDLAAETSRRILLLADDGTPAALGTPAEVFTPANLRRVFRVEVRVERNPYSGAPRAYPVARRERSGLSFPRIHLLCGGGSGGELLRRLHLSGCELSVGPLNRGDSDQVLATVLDLETVLEESFCPIGKTALKAARELCDRAEALVIAPTVWGPGNLPLLELARHTLERKRPVLLVDPRAERDFTGGHAWEQIQALRKAGAETVDDTEATLARLRHPGPANQRTGNRQQTPDSG